One Natrinema salaciae genomic region harbors:
- a CDS encoding DUF998 domain-containing protein: MTQSTAYTLAVDEIQGTASDSRNRAGGFFVVLAAQFLAVAMRTAAMAPSYDFGAAAISDLGVIAETALVFTISLIAVGLFPLLGGCYCYRIHGERWLFATFALAGVGAVGAGVFPLDTGGLHSLFALLAFVLSNGQALGTATRSPG; this comes from the coding sequence ATGACTCAGAGTACCGCGTATACGCTGGCCGTCGATGAAATTCAGGGGACAGCGTCAGATAGCCGGAACCGTGCGGGCGGTTTCTTCGTTGTACTTGCCGCCCAGTTTCTGGCGGTTGCCATGCGTACAGCAGCGATGGCCCCGAGCTACGACTTCGGTGCGGCCGCCATCAGTGATCTCGGCGTCATTGCTGAGACCGCGCTAGTGTTCACTATCTCGCTCATCGCAGTCGGCCTGTTTCCCCTCCTTGGCGGGTGCTACTGCTACCGAATACACGGAGAACGCTGGCTCTTCGCCACCTTCGCACTCGCCGGCGTTGGTGCGGTCGGTGCCGGCGTCTTCCCGCTCGATACCGGCGGACTCCACTCGCTATTCGCGCTCCTCGCGTTCGTATTATCCAACGGACAGGCCCTCGGAACGGCAACTCGCTCTCCGGGGTAA
- a CDS encoding CPBP family intramembrane glutamic endopeptidase — protein sequence MSSSRFPWINDHPVAAFFVGAYAYTWIISAPALFMEPSLTAAILIYVGSFGPPISAAAVTWLRGDDVGAWARQLTRWRVGWQWWIVALGLPVGIAAAVTGLLVGIGGPVDLGQAMPSPVLFVGIFLFALLVSGGLNEEPGWRGFAQARLNDHYSALTASLIIGVVWAGWHLPYFFAPVTPHSEFPLVNQVGWFFGILLLSIILAWAYNGTGSVLIVMVLHAMANSADVILPLAPDQIVVEGVVDEHAVGTVVVAQLLVQLLVVVVLVAYYGRESLARGRIPGAADVGGET from the coding sequence ATGTCGAGCAGTCGATTTCCGTGGATCAACGACCATCCGGTTGCAGCGTTCTTCGTGGGCGCATACGCCTACACGTGGATCATCTCGGCACCAGCGTTGTTTATGGAACCGAGCTTGACCGCAGCGATTCTCATCTACGTCGGTAGTTTCGGCCCGCCGATCAGTGCAGCAGCGGTAACGTGGTTGCGGGGGGACGATGTCGGGGCGTGGGCACGACAACTCACGCGCTGGCGGGTCGGCTGGCAGTGGTGGATCGTTGCACTGGGGCTTCCGGTCGGTATCGCGGCGGCCGTCACTGGCCTACTCGTGGGTATCGGTGGGCCAGTCGATCTCGGTCAGGCGATGCCGTCACCCGTATTATTCGTCGGCATTTTCCTATTCGCGTTGCTCGTCAGTGGCGGTCTGAACGAGGAACCCGGCTGGCGGGGGTTCGCTCAAGCCCGACTGAACGACCACTACAGCGCGTTGACGGCGAGTCTCATCATCGGCGTCGTCTGGGCCGGCTGGCATCTGCCGTATTTTTTCGCGCCCGTCACACCGCACTCCGAGTTTCCACTCGTCAACCAGGTCGGCTGGTTCTTCGGCATTCTCCTCCTCTCGATCATCCTGGCGTGGGCGTACAACGGGACGGGGAGCGTGCTGATCGTGATGGTCCTCCACGCCATGGCGAACTCGGCGGATGTAATCCTCCCCCTCGCGCCAGACCAGATCGTCGTCGAGGGAGTCGTCGACGAACACGCAGTCGGGACGGTCGTGGTAGCGCAGTTGCTAGTTCAACTGCTCGTCGTCGTCGTTTTAGTCGCATATTATGGCCGCGAGTCCCTCGCTCGCGGACGGATTCCCGGAGCGGCTGACGTCGGCGGAGAGACGTAG
- a CDS encoding MBL fold metallo-hydrolase yields the protein MAEIHPEKLSERLQAGEDGLLVLDIRHEEEYDDWHIPDSVNVDVYDQLTDNPTAATDALGDLPDETEIVTVCTAGVVSQTATDVLQELGYDAETLTDGMNGWSRVHRHAPVPVDFDDTLIQVARPGKGCLSHVLISDGEAVAFDPSQYLEEYEAILDDYNAELVGVLDTHAHADHVSGAAELAERHGVPYYLHPKDALAIDATPVEDGQTVPVGQLDIEVIHTPGHSEGSVSFDVDGAALITGDTLFHESVGRVELGVEAGIEDADVEGNAATLYESLQRLLDRSDDTVVLPAHDPGSPEPPVSSTLGEVREQNGDLRRGREEFVRELASDVPDHPPNFERVKRTNVGQESVPADELAELELGPNNCAAE from the coding sequence ATGGCAGAGATTCACCCAGAAAAGCTCAGCGAACGATTACAGGCCGGCGAAGACGGCCTGCTCGTACTCGATATTCGCCACGAAGAGGAGTACGACGACTGGCATATCCCGGACAGCGTTAACGTCGACGTATACGACCAACTGACCGACAACCCTACTGCGGCAACGGACGCCCTCGGAGACCTCCCGGATGAGACGGAGATCGTTACCGTCTGTACTGCGGGCGTCGTGTCGCAAACCGCAACGGACGTGCTTCAGGAACTCGGGTACGACGCCGAGACGCTCACGGACGGGATGAACGGCTGGAGTCGTGTTCACCGGCACGCACCCGTTCCCGTTGACTTCGACGACACGCTAATTCAGGTTGCACGTCCCGGGAAAGGCTGCCTCTCGCACGTCCTCATCTCGGACGGAGAAGCCGTCGCGTTCGATCCGTCGCAGTATCTCGAAGAATACGAGGCAATTCTCGACGACTACAACGCCGAACTCGTTGGCGTCCTCGACACGCACGCACACGCAGACCACGTCTCGGGCGCTGCGGAACTCGCCGAACGACACGGCGTTCCGTACTACCTCCACCCGAAGGATGCACTCGCTATCGACGCAACTCCTGTCGAGGATGGGCAGACCGTGCCGGTCGGCCAGCTCGATATCGAGGTCATCCACACGCCGGGCCACAGCGAAGGGAGCGTCTCGTTCGATGTCGATGGCGCAGCGCTGATTACGGGCGACACGCTCTTCCACGAGAGCGTGGGCCGCGTCGAACTCGGCGTCGAAGCAGGGATCGAAGACGCCGACGTCGAAGGGAACGCCGCGACACTCTACGAGAGCCTCCAGCGGTTGCTGGACCGATCGGACGACACTGTTGTCTTACCGGCACACGACCCCGGCTCACCCGAACCACCGGTGAGCTCGACCCTCGGTGAAGTCAGAGAACAGAACGGTGATCTCAGACGCGGCCGTGAGGAATTCGTCCGAGAACTCGCTTCGGACGTCCCGGATCATCCGCCGAATTTCGAGCGCGTCAAGCGGACGAACGTCGGTCAGGAATCGGTTCCTGCCGACGAACTGGCCGAGCTGGAACTGGGGCCCAACAACTGTGCGGCTGAGTGA